A portion of the Nitrospinota bacterium genome contains these proteins:
- a CDS encoding PAS domain S-box protein has product MTHTENKSLRFFPVKVFAAALVLTIAVFAGLGWHVWNSYRNFEIIKLTDFRLQELSGIITHLDEVLTMSARMAASTGDLWWEERYLVFEPKLDAAIKEAMKLEPKIFMSEAAAQTNTANLKLVAIEKQAFDLVRQGHPEKAAFLLFGDEYENQKRIYSEGIKNVTVALQERAKSNLHRQRRQAFLAVLSIVITIPILLFVWFFALRSMRRHVIGRKRAEEALKKSEEEYRKLVETMNEGLGIADKNYILTYVNSKFSDMLGYSKHEMLGHHLLEFIAEDYQALMKEQIAERKKGDAAPFELVWRSKYGRRVHTLASPKGIFDSKGHFKGSFGVLTDITEFKKAEEELKKKAGQLKTLFEVDKKIASIVSREELLPWIAKQAARLLEADECVYRIREGDYLLRGGGTKEGMELMKTEKLKIGE; this is encoded by the coding sequence ATGACACATACCGAAAATAAATCATTAAGATTTTTCCCAGTAAAGGTTTTTGCGGCTGCTTTGGTTCTTACCATAGCTGTGTTTGCAGGGTTAGGCTGGCACGTTTGGAACTCTTACAGGAACTTTGAGATAATTAAGTTAACAGACTTCCGACTCCAGGAATTAAGCGGTATCATTACGCATCTTGACGAAGTCTTGACCATGTCAGCACGCATGGCAGCATCCACAGGCGACCTATGGTGGGAAGAGCGCTATTTAGTCTTCGAGCCAAAGTTAGACGCAGCTATCAAGGAGGCAATGAAACTGGAACCGAAGATCTTCATGAGTGAAGCCGCGGCCCAGACAAATACTGCTAACCTTAAACTGGTCGCAATAGAAAAACAAGCCTTTGATTTAGTGCGCCAGGGCCATCCTGAAAAAGCTGCATTCCTTCTATTTGGTGATGAGTATGAAAATCAGAAACGGATTTACTCCGAAGGAATAAAGAATGTCACCGTGGCTTTACAAGAGCGTGCAAAATCGAACCTTCACAGGCAACGTCGGCAGGCATTCTTGGCTGTTTTATCTATCGTGATTACTATCCCCATCCTATTGTTTGTCTGGTTTTTTGCCCTTCGATCAATGAGAAGGCACGTCATCGGACGTAAGCGAGCAGAAGAGGCACTGAAGAAAAGCGAGGAAGAATACCGCAAACTGGTTGAAACAATGAATGAAGGTTTAGGGATAGCTGACAAGAATTATATCTTGACTTATGTAAACAGTAAGTTCAGTGACATGTTGGGTTACTCAAAGCATGAGATGTTAGGGCATCACTTGTTAGAATTTATAGCTGAGGATTATCAGGCCTTAATGAAGGAACAGATTGCTGAGAGAAAAAAAGGCGATGCCGCTCCCTTTGAACTTGTTTGGAGAAGTAAATATGGCCGTCGTGTTCATACACTTGCATCCCCAAAAGGGATATTCGATTCAAAAGGCCACTTTAAGGGGAGCTTCGGTGTGCTCACAGATATTACAGAATTCAAAAAAGCAGAAGAGGAGTTAAAGAAAAAGGCAGGGCAGTTAAAGACCCTTTTTGAAGTAGATAAAAAGATTGCCTCTATTGTCTCAAGAGAAGAACTTCTCCCATGGATAGCAAAGCAGGCGGCTCGACTTCTTGAGGCTGATGAGTGTGTTTACCGGATAAGAGAGGGGGATTATCTTCTTAGGGGTGGCGGTACCAAAGAGGGTATGGAGTTAATGAAAACCGAGAAGTTAAAGATAGGGGAG
- a CDS encoding ATP-binding protein, giving the protein MSLSIREQEKKDTLVYTFDKVLQGDLSVRVDLEGLSKKQSEYGKRLNMLIDILEKSEKEKDMYINIFGDSFFSYESYIYCFSAFNRIGDILNNTFDVSEICKSAIKICKEELDFKDYIIALKSKGRPGLKIYREDGKLELEANSEFLKVEGMINKVFKKEESTFITQHEEIKHFKKLLSKNDLSSILLEPIISNKKAVGAIGFVNGNEKGLDPGYEKLLGILSNFFGHVITIADLYKDTRLKSKEIKNSKNKLQALFDSISDMILVVNRDFEITMANYKLAEFCNTTPRDIIGKKCYSSCYKKEDICQECPSLKTFDSKKPQFLEFTFGNEILQLWTYPMFNSDGELEFVIEYAKFITEQKKLERQIQQAEKMSLIGHLATTIAHEIRNPLSGILTTAQLLEEEFDQDDQRKMDMQDITQEIHRIEKLMNEMLSFSKPQPLQFNSVDIHDILNTAFSFLKKDAKRHNIEIVEDFDRTLPKIKIDPNRIQQVFLNLMLNAIESMANGGRLKISTNRSEEWIEIKFIDSGIGISKENLNKIFDPFFSTKTKKKGTGLGLSVSYKIIKDHKGEIEVESKQGKGTTFTVRLKI; this is encoded by the coding sequence ATGTCTTTAAGCATAAGAGAACAGGAAAAGAAGGATACTCTTGTTTACACTTTTGATAAAGTATTACAGGGTGATCTTTCTGTCAGGGTAGATCTGGAAGGTCTTTCTAAAAAACAGAGCGAATATGGAAAGAGATTAAACATGCTCATTGACATCCTTGAAAAAAGTGAAAAAGAAAAAGATATGTATATTAATATTTTTGGAGATTCATTTTTCTCTTATGAGAGTTATATATATTGCTTCTCAGCCTTTAACCGTATTGGGGATATATTAAATAATACCTTTGATGTTAGCGAGATCTGTAAATCAGCCATTAAGATATGCAAAGAGGAGCTTGATTTTAAAGACTACATCATTGCTTTAAAAAGTAAAGGTAGGCCTGGATTAAAAATTTATAGAGAAGATGGGAAATTAGAATTGGAAGCGAACAGTGAATTTCTGAAGGTAGAGGGAATGATAAATAAAGTATTTAAAAAAGAAGAATCGACATTTATTACACAACATGAAGAAATAAAACACTTTAAAAAGCTTCTATCAAAAAATGATCTCTCTTCTATCCTGCTAGAACCGATTATTTCTAATAAAAAGGCGGTTGGAGCAATAGGGTTTGTCAATGGAAATGAAAAAGGTTTAGATCCAGGATATGAAAAACTGCTTGGAATTTTATCAAATTTTTTCGGACATGTTATTACGATTGCAGATCTCTATAAAGATACAAGGTTAAAGTCGAAAGAGATAAAAAACAGTAAAAATAAATTACAGGCCCTTTTTGATAGTATTTCAGACATGATCCTGGTTGTTAATAGGGATTTTGAGATTACCATGGCAAATTATAAGCTGGCAGAATTTTGCAATACAACTCCTCGGGATATCATAGGTAAAAAGTGCTACTCCTCCTGCTATAAAAAAGAAGATATTTGTCAAGAATGCCCCTCATTGAAGACCTTTGATTCAAAAAAGCCACAGTTCTTAGAATTTACTTTTGGCAATGAAATTCTTCAATTATGGACCTATCCCATGTTTAATTCAGACGGCGAACTTGAGTTTGTTATTGAATATGCAAAGTTTATAACAGAACAAAAAAAACTGGAAAGACAGATACAACAAGCAGAAAAAATGTCTTTAATAGGACATTTGGCCACAACAATAGCCCATGAGATTCGAAATCCATTATCTGGCATCCTTACAACAGCACAACTGTTAGAAGAAGAATTCGACCAAGATGACCAGAGAAAGATGGATATGCAGGATATCACTCAAGAGATTCACAGGATTGAAAAATTAATGAATGAAATGCTTTCATTTTCAAAACCACAGCCTTTACAATTTAACTCTGTTGATATCCACGATATATTAAATACGGCCTTTTCTTTTCTAAAAAAGGATGCCAAAAGACATAATATTGAGATTGTTGAAGATTTTGATAGAACATTACCTAAAATAAAAATAGACCCCAACAGAATACAACAGGTATTTCTTAATCTTATGTTAAATGCCATTGAATCTATGGCAAATGGTGGAAGGCTCAAGATATCAACCAATAGAAGCGAAGAATGGATAGAGATAAAATTTATAGATTCAGGCATAGGAATATCCAAGGAAAATCTCAATAAGATATTCGATCCCTTTTTTAGTACGAAGACCAAAAAAAAAGGAACAGGTCTCGGTTTATCAGTGAGTTATAAAATTATAAAAGACCATAAGGGAGAAATAGAGGTAGAGAGCAAACAGGGAAAAGGGACCACTTTTACAGTAAGGTTAAAAATATGA
- a CDS encoding sigma-54 dependent transcriptional regulator, which produces MKKTILLVDDEELIRKSLCKALSKQGYEVFAVDNGKEALRQYEDICPDLVLLDIILPDMNGFEILKEIKKIDKEALIVMITGDSGIKGAVEAVKLGAYDYVGKPINLEELKFTINKAFENLKLKREVKAIKETKRERYGFDKIIRKSQKMEELCDRAKKVAASNASIILIQGETGTGKELLAQAFHYHSSRRDKPFVIVNCTALSKELLESEFFGHEKGAFTGAIKLRIGRFEMADGGTIFLDEIGDVNIRLQSKLLRVIQERQFERVGSAKTISVDVRVIAATNHDLEVSVNDGRFREDLYYRLKVIPLYIPPLREREEDILVLAEDFIKEYNKEFRKNIRGISPEAAKILQNHVWKGNVRELKNIIEKTVLLESEEIIEAKDLPLDIKSSVKENEDFFENDELITLDKIEKYYVERVLEKTGGNKSKAARILGITRQRLKRKLNPTGVTT; this is translated from the coding sequence ATGAAAAAGACTATTCTTTTAGTGGATGATGAGGAGCTCATCAGAAAGTCTCTCTGTAAGGCACTTAGCAAGCAGGGATATGAAGTTTTTGCCGTGGATAATGGAAAGGAGGCTCTAAGGCAGTATGAAGATATATGTCCAGATCTTGTCCTCCTCGACATAATACTTCCTGATATGAATGGTTTTGAAATATTAAAAGAGATAAAAAAGATAGATAAAGAGGCTCTTATCGTTATGATTACAGGCGATAGCGGAATAAAAGGAGCTGTAGAAGCGGTAAAATTAGGGGCTTATGATTATGTTGGAAAGCCTATAAATCTTGAAGAGTTAAAATTTACCATAAATAAGGCCTTTGAGAATCTAAAGCTAAAGAGAGAGGTCAAGGCCATTAAGGAAACAAAAAGGGAAAGATATGGATTCGATAAGATTATTAGAAAAAGTCAAAAAATGGAAGAGTTATGCGATCGAGCCAAAAAGGTGGCAGCCAGCAATGCCTCAATAATACTGATCCAAGGAGAGACCGGGACAGGAAAGGAGCTACTAGCACAGGCGTTTCATTACCATAGTTCAAGAAGAGATAAACCTTTTGTTATCGTCAATTGTACTGCGCTTTCAAAGGAGCTTTTAGAAAGCGAATTCTTTGGTCATGAAAAAGGAGCCTTCACAGGGGCTATAAAACTGAGAATTGGGAGATTTGAAATGGCAGATGGTGGCACGATATTTCTGGATGAAATAGGAGATGTGAACATAAGATTGCAGTCCAAACTCTTAAGGGTAATCCAAGAAAGGCAATTCGAAAGGGTTGGGAGCGCTAAGACCATTTCTGTAGATGTCAGGGTTATTGCAGCTACGAATCACGATTTAGAGGTTTCAGTTAATGACGGTCGTTTTAGGGAAGACCTGTATTACAGACTCAAGGTTATTCCCCTTTATATTCCTCCATTAAGAGAAAGAGAAGAAGACATACTGGTGCTGGCAGAAGATTTTATAAAAGAATATAACAAAGAATTTAGAAAAAATATAAGAGGGATTTCTCCAGAGGCTGCTAAGATACTGCAGAATCATGTATGGAAAGGGAATGTGAGAGAGTTAAAAAATATAATAGAGAAGACGGTCCTCTTAGAAAGCGAGGAGATCATAGAGGCAAAAGATCTTCCATTAGATATAAAAAGTTCCGTCAAAGAAAATGAAGACTTTTTTGAGAATGATGAACTGATAACCTTAGATAAAATTGAGAAATATTATGTAGAGAGGGTATTGGAAAAGACGGGCGGAAATAAAAGTAAAGCCGCAAGGATATTAGGTATCACAAGACAAAGGCTTAAAAGAAAATTAAATCCTACTGGAGTCACAACTTAG